TCGAGCCCATGCTTTTACGGCTTTCGAGAATTCTATGGGCCTCGGCGGCCTCGTGTAGCGGCAGCTTTGCATGGATATGAGCGGGAATGCGATTCTCTTTAAACGCCTGAAATACGGCCTGGCTTGCTTCTTTACGTTCCCGGGCGTCGGCCATCATTGTAAAAAGAGACGGACGCTGGATGCCGAGCGATCCCATGCGGCCGAGCTCGCCTATATCGACGGGTGGAACGACACCGCCGGCATTGCCGAACGAAATCAAAAGACCGAACGGCGCAAGCGACGCAAGAGATGCGCGGAACGTCGAGGCTCCCGTGCCGTCATAGACGATCGGTACGCCTCGCGGAGCGATCGCGCGCACCTTAGCGGGAAGTCCTGCCATATCGCCTTCGTTAGCCGCCACGATGACGCCGTGCGCTCCCATCTCTTTCACAAGTCGGGCCTTCTCTTCGTTTGAAACGACGCCGATTACGGAAATGCCAAGCGATGTCAGCCATTTCGTGAGCACAAGGCCGACTCCACCGGCGGCTGCCTGCACAAGAACGGGCTCGTCAGAGGTCGGCCTTTTCATTTTCGTCATGAGCATGTGGGCCGTGAGGCCTTTAAACAGAAAGGAAACGATATCTGCCGCTTCCATACCGTCGGGAACCGGAACCAGAAGATCGGCCTTCACGTTACGAGCCGTCGCATAAGAGCCGGGGCCGGCGCTGCCATAGGCGACGCGATCGCCCACCGCATAACCCTGAACCGCCGATCCGACGGCCTCGATGCGGCCCGTAGCCTCCATGCCCAGGCCCGAAGGCAGCGGAACCGGATACACGCCGGAGCGATGATAGATATCGACATAGTTCACGCCGATGGCCTCGTGTCGCAGGCGCACCTCGTCCGGAGCCGGTTCCGGTAGATCAAGCGGTACAAGCTGCATGACGTCAGGGCTACCGGTCTGGCTTATCTCGATGCGTTGGTTCATATCAAACTAAAGTAGCGATGAGAGCGCCGGCCGTCGAGCTTCCTTTTCAGCGCTGCTCACTCGCCTGGGAATGGAATATTTTTCAGGAGCCGGCCTTTAGCCCTGACCTTGAATGTGAGCCCTATTGCCATATTCCCGGCTGTTTTTCTACGAGTGGTTGCCCTCTGTTTTTTTCGAATTCAACATAGCCTTTCTTCAGGGTAACAGGCGCGTAGAAAATCACCGGGTTATTTTCAATGAGATTCTCGCGAATAACGATTCCCCGTATAATCGGTGACTCTGTAGCGATGCGGATGGCAGCCTGGGAGTTATTATGAAGATGCGATTTTTCAACGATGATGTATTCGCTAAACCATATTTCAACTGCAAACTGGCCGCTGCCGTTCAGCTCCGAATCTTCGATGCGAATATTTCTCGAGTGCTTAATGTTCACTACGCCGTTCATACAGCCCGGTATATCGACGTGACGCGCTGAGATGCCTTGAAGAAGGATGTTTTGAGAACCCTGTATGTCGATGACCGGAGCGGTCTTTCTATTGAGTATGATCTGTGGTCTATTATTGCCTCGCAGTATTAGATTTCTCTTGCGCTCGATTTTCAGAGGATGATCTATAAAATAGATCCCCGATTCCAGCACGATCATAGCGCCCGGCCCGGCGTTTTCGATGGCTTCGACTAAGGCTCTGGAGTCTCCAGAAGGTATCGTGATCGGTTGTCTTTTCTCAGGAACTTCCCGTTTCTGTTTTTCTTCATCATACCAGTTCATCAAGGCCGTCAGACCAGGATCGATCTTTGTCGTGGACAGAGTGCGATGCAGGTTGGCTTCCAATCTGAGGCGACCCAGTTCTTCAGCCGTAAAGGTAATAGTCTGTGTTCGATCTGCAAGGTGAATCGTCGATACGGGTGTTCCTGAACGGTGCTTTGTCGTAACATAGGCGTTTATTTCGGGAAGGATATAGTGCGCCACCCAGCAGGGCCTGCCGTTATCATTGAGGCAGCCAAGGCTCATATATTCAAGAAGCTTCTTCGTGCCATAGAAATAAACAGCTCGGTCAGGAAGCAGATGAACCTGGATCTGTTCAAAAGGGATATCGGGATACAGGTGCTTGAGAACACCGTCAACATCGACGGTTGATAGAAGCGGGATGTCAGGGCCAAACTTTTTAAAGGCAGCCGATATAAGAATAACCCTGGAATACTGTTTTGCCGGAATGTAATACTCAAAACTGGCAATCTTAGCCGGTTCGGAGTCATGCCTGATAACATAGAGGCTCCCTTCAATCGTATCCTTGAATACTGTATACCGATCGATATACTGAGGCTCGCGTGTGTATAAATCGTAACTGTATTGTGTTCCTGATATCTGACCTCCAGGCTCAGAACTGTTACGGAAAATGGTGCTGCCGGTCAGGACGATTCGGTTACCGCTTTCTTCGTTATCATAGTCGATCCAGAAGTCGTCGATGCGCCAGAGCTCTTCCTCTTCATATCTGTCGCCGGTGTATTGATACGAGAAAACGGAGATCTTAATCAGGCCAGGGCTGATATAGATCGTGAACGCAGGGCGCCCCTCTGGCCGGTCAAGAATCAGGTATTCTTTGCTATACTCAGGCTCGTAATTTGCGTGCCAGATGCTCTGCCAACCCGATAGCAATTCAGGCAGATTCGAGGCAGGGCGGCGATTTCTGAAATCGTATTTCAGGTAAAGATAAGGGAATGATTCGATTTCAGAATTGTCGAGTTCATAGATTCGCTTTTCTTGAACGGCCTTGTGCAGCTCGTTCAGGACCTCGGCATGTACCCATCGGACTTCGGCCTCAAGCCCATGGCTCAGGAGCTGACCGCGCAGGGTGCGCGAGTAAAGGTATGGTTTCTCTTCATTCTCCAGGTCCAGGCTGAAAAAAGACGCACAGCTAACGCAGAGCAGGGGCAGAAGAGCAAGAGTATTACGGAGCATTCTTACGCATGCAGTAGACGAGAGCGACGTTCTTCGGCCGTGTTTCAGAGGCAATGCGAGGGGAGCCGTGAGTTCCATCGGACACGGCGCCACCGGTTGTTGAATGAATGGTCTGTATAGACGAACCGAAGGCAGGGCCTGCAACTCCTGCACCATCAAGGATGATCCAGAAATATCCTGTTTGGGGTGCATGCGCATGCCCCTGAAAGGCATCGGGTTGATATCCACCCAATCCTCGTACTCCGTCCGGATCGCGTCCCGCAGCACCCGTGCCCGCATCATCTCGACCCCGTACGAATCGCCCTCGCAGATCAGGCGTACCATCATTACCGTCGGCCGGAGCCCACCCTTTCGGACATTCCGCTAAATTAAAGGAGATGACCGCACCTTCCGGAGCAGCAATCTCGAAGTTCTCATTTAGCTTAGCTGAGCTGATGACTTCCCCTGACGAAAAAAGATTCATGCTGGCTGCAGCCGCGATCAGAGCCGTCGTTGTGAGTCCGATACCGAAGCCGATGCCCAAGCCCATTCCCTTGAGCAGTGAGGTCTTGAGGATAGAGCCAGAGGCCGATGTGCGTTCCATACGGAATTCATTCATCAATGCTGGATCGCCCTGTCATGCAAGTTTTGCACGCCCGATAGCAACTCTCTCTGTCTAATTCTTCTTCGGATCGTAACTTTCGCGTATTTCGCGCTTTTTGCGGTCAGAAATCTTCGGTCTGCTCTGAGCGCGAAAAAGGGCCCGCATGTGCGAGCCCTTTTGAACATCGGATGTCTGAACCAGGTTACTTCGACTTGAGGAAGTTACGAAGAACGGTCTGTAGAATGCCTCCGTTCTTGTAATAGTCGATCTCAACCTGGTTATCGAGACGGCACATGGCCTGGAAGGTTTTCACTCCGTCCTTGCCTTCAGCCTTCACGGTCAGAACGGCGCGGGGCTTGATGTCGTCGCTCAGGCCTTCGATCGAGAAGACCTCTTCGCCGGTCAGGCCGAGGCTTTCATGCGTCTGTCCGTCGACGAATACAAGCGGAAGCACGCCCATACCGACGAGGTTCGAACGGTGGATGCGCTCGAAGCTTTTCGCAATGACGGCCTTCACGCCGAGCAGGAACGTTCCTTTCGCGGCCCAGTCACGAGAAGAACCCGTGCCGTATTCGGCGCCGGCCAGGACGATCAGCGGTACGTTATCGGCCTTATACTTCAGAGAAGCGTCATAGATGAACATCTCTTCGTTCGACGGCAGATGACGTGTATAACCGCCCTCTTTCTCGACAAGCTGGTTACGCAGACGCACGTTGGCGAACGTGCCGCGTGTCATCACACGGTCGTTACCGCGACGGGCGCCGTACTGGTTGAAGTCTTTCTTCGTAACGCCGTTATCCATCAGATACTTACCGGCAGGCGAGTTCTCGGCGATCGAACCGGCAGGCGAGATGTGGTCGGTGGTGATCGAATCGCCCACTTTAACGAGCACTCGGGCCTTCTCGATATTCTTCAGCGAAGGAATGTCGAGCGACATATCCATGAAGAACGGAGGCTCCTGCACGTAGGTCGACTTATCGTTGAAGCTGTAGATATTGCCTGCCGGAGCGGCGATGGCGTTCCACATATCGTTCATCTCACGCACGTTGCCGTAGCGTTCGGTGAACATCTCGGGCAGAACGCTTGTTCCGACGGCGTCTTCGATCTCTTTATTCGTCGGCCAGATGTCTTTCAGATAAACGTCGTTGCCGCCTTTATCTTTGCCGATCGGCTCGGATGTAAAGTCGATGTTCACCGTACCGGCGATCGCATAGGCGACGACAAGCGGAGGGCTTGCAAGGAAGTTCGCCTTCACATGCGGCGAGATGCGTCCTTCGAAGTTACGGTTTCCGGAAAGCACGGCCGATACGACAAGCGTGCCGTCGTTAATCGCCTTCACAACCGGATCGGGCAGCGGGCCGGAGTTACCGATGCAGGTCGTGCATCCATAACCGACGGTCTGGAAACCGAGCTGATCGAGGTAGGGCGACAGTCCGGCCTTTTCGAGATAGTCGGTAACGACGCGAGATCCCGGAGCAAGCGATGTTTTTACGAACGGCTTCGTCGTAAGGCCCTTTTCTACGGCCTTCTTAGCGACGAGTCCGGCGCCGATCAGGACGGCAGGGTTAGACGTATTCGTGCATGACGTGATGGCGGCGATGACGACGTCGCCGTGACGCAGGTCGGATTTGTATCCGTTTTCGATTTTAGCGACGGTCTCGGTTTTGCCGGCAAGGTCGTATCCGCCTTCTTTGACGGTTTTCGTCATCAGGCCCTGCCAGGTCTTCTTGAGCTCCTTCATGGGGATGCGATCCTGAGGTCGCTTCGGTCCGGCAAGGGAAGGCTCAACTGTGGACAGATCCAGCTCCAGCACGTCGGTATACTCCGGATCGGGAGAGCTGTCGGTGCGGAACATGCCCTGTTCTTTAAAATAGCGCTCTACAAGGTCGATCTGCGCATCGGAGCGGCCGGTCTTTTTCAGGTAGTTCAGCGTCTCAGTATCAACAGGGAAGTAGCCTGTTGTCGCGCCGTATTCCGGAGCCATGTTTGCAATCGTAGCCCGGTCGGTAAGGCTGAGGTTAGACAGGCCCGGTCCAAAGAACTCGACGAACTTCTCGACCACTCCGCGCTTGCGCAGCATCTGCGTAACGGTCAGAACGAGGTCGGTGGCCGTCGCCCCTTCAGGCATACGTCCTTTCAGCTTGAAGCCGATGACCTCGGGAACAAGCATGTAAAGCGGCTGACCGAGCATCACGGCCTCGGCCTCGATGCCGCCGACGCCCCATCCGACTACGCCGATACCGTTGATCATCGTCGTGTGGGAGTCCGTACCGACGAGAGAGTCGGGGAAGGCCTCGCCGTTTCGCGTCAGCACGACGCCGGCCAGGTATTCCATGTTCACCTGATGCACGATACCGGCTCCAGGGGGAACGACTCCGAAGTTATCGAATGCCTGCTGGCCCCATTTCAGGAATTCATATCGTTCCTGATTGCGCTCGAATTCGAGCTCCATGTTTTTCTTAAGAGCGTCGCCCGTTCCGAAATAGTCGACCTGCACGGAGTGGTCGATGACGAGGTCGACGCGAACCAGCGGATTGATGCGCGACGGATCGCCTTTCATGCGGACCATGGCGTTGCGCAGAGCAGCCAGGTCGACGACGCAGGGAACGCCGGTGAAGTCCTGGAGTACGACACGTCCGGGCTTGAACGGGAACTCGCCTTCGGGAACCTTTTTCGGATTATAGGAGGCCAGAGAAAGCACGTCCTTATCTTCAAGCACGTAGTTGTCTACGTTGCGAAGGGCGGTTTCAAGCAGGATGCGGATGGAATAGGGAACGCGACTGAGGGAAAGGCCAGTCTCCTTTTCAAGTGTGTCGAATCTATAGATCTTGAACTCGCCCGCTTTCGAGCTCAGTTTTGCAGCTGTTTTGTCTCGGAGTGTCATGCGCAACCTCAATTGGATTTGCCGGGAAGAGCTCCCTGAAATCATAAAAAAAGTTAAATATCGGGATGTCAAGCAGGAAGCGAGAAGAGCGGGCCGTTCTTCTCAAACCTGTGGCATCGGAAGGCAGAAAAAGCAATTCAGGCGGGCAGCGGGCGGCCGGGCGAGTGGGATGGCTGCCTGGAAGGTCCGAGTGTCGGCGAGGAGGCAACCCGGTGGGAGGCTGTGTACGAGGAGGGAACGTGAGAGTCGGGCTTGCGTGAGAGAGGGCAACCTTGTCCCCCCGGGCGACATAATAAAATTATTGGAACATTGGCTTTGTTGTATTGAAACGGTCAGTAGAGTGCGAACTTCCATGCTCAGTCGTTTTAACATTGAGTCTTCAGGTTTTTATCGGAACAGAAACGGGCTTGCCGAGCTGATTGAGCTTGTTCAACAACCGGCTTCTCAAGAGAACTTCGGCTTGCTGGTTTGGGAAATTACGAGCGGCCATCCTTTCTCCGAATACTGTTTTGTAACGAAAGAAAGTCATTTCTACGAGTGATCGCTTATGATAGTCGCTTTCCTTCTTCCATGCTGCTCGGGTCTTCTCTCTCACAGCCCTGATAGTATCATCCCTCTGCCAGGATATCTTGAACCTTTCCGCATTTGAATACTTTTCATCGAGCGTCACTGCATGTTCGCGGGGTGGAACGATCACATTGATTCCGTTGATGCGGGCGGTATTGTAAACAGCATGAGTATCATAGGCTCCGTCGCCCCTGAACGACTTTATTTTCACGCCTGACGAAATCAAATCTCGCATCGCCTTTACCGCTTCTTTGCTGTCGCCGCTATCCTCATTATTGCTTGTTAACTCGGCATAAACTATCTCGCCGGAATTAACGTCGATTCCGATATGCAGTTTTCGCCACGTACGACGTTTTGAGGGACCATGCTTTCTGGTCATCCATTCACCGTCGCCATAGACTTTCAGCCCCGTCGAATCCATAACCAGATCCACGCCTTTTTTCATAGCCTTTGAGGCATTGATCGGCTTCATCTTGATCCCCGCCTGTCTTCTGCAAACCTGTGAATAATCGGGCACTTGCAGATCCAGCTTTAGCATCGTGAATAGCGACCTTACAAAACCGGTGGTCTGGCGAAGAGGGAATTTGAACAGGCCCCGGAGAGTCAGCATGAACTCAATTGCCTGGTCCGAATAAACAGGCTGATGGCCGCGTCCTCTATGACGGTATTCCGCTGCCCAGGTCGTGCTGATATCATCTGAGATCCATACGGTCAGGCTTCCCCGGTTCACGAGGGCCTGGTTATATTCCCGCCAGTTCTTTACACGATAACGTGTTTTCTCTTTTGCTTCGGTCTGTGTTTCAGCTTTTTTCCGGGCCATGCGTTCAGTTTATACGACTCATTGCAGGGTACAAGCATTTTCAGTACAACAAAGCCGGGACATTACATTATGTGAAAATAATGAGATTATGTCGCGGTCGAGGTTCATCCGTTCCATCGTCTATTCCAATTGCCTTCTGCTCCGATCAATCATTGATCAGATTCACCTGCACGTCTACAAGCATGATCGGTCGACCTGAATAAGATCCGGTGAAGCTTCCTGATACAGGAGGAACGGTTTCAGGATCTCGCGCTACGGCTGCAGCAATATGATCGCGACTCGTTACAAGGCCCGTTGTCGGATCAAAGCCCTGCCATCCCGTTCCTGGAATGTAGATCTCCACCCAGGCATGGGTGGCTCCGTTGCCGGCCTCCGTTGCAGGGGAATGCAGGTAGCCGCTTACGAAGCGACTGGCAAAACCCAGATACCGGCAGGTTTCCATCAGCAGAGTAGCGTAATCGCGACAGGAACCGCTTCGATGAAAAAGGGTCTGAGCAGGGGATTGAACGCCGGGCTCTTCGCGCATGCCATATTTGAACTGATTGTGAATGGCCTGATTCAGGGTTACCAGAAGATGGGTCGTTTCCATCCCCTGAAGGTTGAACTGCAATAGCCACTCCTGAATAGCATGCTGATCGCTCATCGATAGCGGACGTCGAAAGGCTGACAGATCGATCTGCTCGCTGAAAGAGTACTGGAACGGAAAACGCAGAGCATGGGATTCCACCATGAACGATATAGGCATCTGGTCGTAATGCTGAATAATGACATCGCTCGTTATGCGCAGAGTATCGGATGCTGCGGTAAACGTGACGACGGCAAGAGAGTTATTCAGAACATCTCTATGCCACTGTATATTGTATGCCGGACTGATATCGAGACAGGAACTCTCAATACGAACATCATACCCTTCGCGAGGACGAAGCAGAAGTCTGTGAGCGTTAAAGCTGACAGGATTGGAAAACCGATATTCCGTGCGATGTTGAATGCGCAGCCTGTGCATCAATCCTGCTCCTGAGAAAGCTTCTCTACGCGGACGGCCATCTGACGGGGAAATAATGGCGGACCGAACTGATTGCAATGAACAAGACCTGAATCAATCATTGTTCTTCTGCCATTCTATTGGAATGCAGCGTTT
This region of Leptonema illini DSM 21528 genomic DNA includes:
- a CDS encoding quinone oxidoreductase family protein; amino-acid sequence: MNQRIEISQTGSPDVMQLVPLDLPEPAPDEVRLRHEAIGVNYVDIYHRSGVYPVPLPSGLGMEATGRIEAVGSAVQGYAVGDRVAYGSAGPGSYATARNVKADLLVPVPDGMEAADIVSFLFKGLTAHMLMTKMKRPTSDEPVLVQAAAGGVGLVLTKWLTSLGISVIGVVSNEEKARLVKEMGAHGVIVAANEGDMAGLPAKVRAIAPRGVPIVYDGTGASTFRASLASLAPFGLLISFGNAGGVVPPVDIGELGRMGSLGIQRPSLFTMMADARERKEASQAVFQAFKENRIPAHIHAKLPLHEAAEAHRILESRKSMGSIVLIP
- a CDS encoding right-handed parallel beta-helix repeat-containing protein, translating into MLRNTLALLPLLCVSCASFFSLDLENEEKPYLYSRTLRGQLLSHGLEAEVRWVHAEVLNELHKAVQEKRIYELDNSEIESFPYLYLKYDFRNRRPASNLPELLSGWQSIWHANYEPEYSKEYLILDRPEGRPAFTIYISPGLIKISVFSYQYTGDRYEEEELWRIDDFWIDYDNEESGNRIVLTGSTIFRNSSEPGGQISGTQYSYDLYTREPQYIDRYTVFKDTIEGSLYVIRHDSEPAKIASFEYYIPAKQYSRVILISAAFKKFGPDIPLLSTVDVDGVLKHLYPDIPFEQIQVHLLPDRAVYFYGTKKLLEYMSLGCLNDNGRPCWVAHYILPEINAYVTTKHRSGTPVSTIHLADRTQTITFTAEELGRLRLEANLHRTLSTTKIDPGLTALMNWYDEEKQKREVPEKRQPITIPSGDSRALVEAIENAGPGAMIVLESGIYFIDHPLKIERKRNLILRGNNRPQIILNRKTAPVIDIQGSQNILLQGISARHVDIPGCMNGVVNIKHSRNIRIEDSELNGSGQFAVEIWFSEYIIVEKSHLHNNSQAAIRIATESPIIRGIVIRENLIENNPVIFYAPVTLKKGYVEFEKNRGQPLVEKQPGIWQ
- the acnA gene encoding aconitate hydratase AcnA is translated as MTLRDKTAAKLSSKAGEFKIYRFDTLEKETGLSLSRVPYSIRILLETALRNVDNYVLEDKDVLSLASYNPKKVPEGEFPFKPGRVVLQDFTGVPCVVDLAALRNAMVRMKGDPSRINPLVRVDLVIDHSVQVDYFGTGDALKKNMELEFERNQERYEFLKWGQQAFDNFGVVPPGAGIVHQVNMEYLAGVVLTRNGEAFPDSLVGTDSHTTMINGIGVVGWGVGGIEAEAVMLGQPLYMLVPEVIGFKLKGRMPEGATATDLVLTVTQMLRKRGVVEKFVEFFGPGLSNLSLTDRATIANMAPEYGATTGYFPVDTETLNYLKKTGRSDAQIDLVERYFKEQGMFRTDSSPDPEYTDVLELDLSTVEPSLAGPKRPQDRIPMKELKKTWQGLMTKTVKEGGYDLAGKTETVAKIENGYKSDLRHGDVVIAAITSCTNTSNPAVLIGAGLVAKKAVEKGLTTKPFVKTSLAPGSRVVTDYLEKAGLSPYLDQLGFQTVGYGCTTCIGNSGPLPDPVVKAINDGTLVVSAVLSGNRNFEGRISPHVKANFLASPPLVVAYAIAGTVNIDFTSEPIGKDKGGNDVYLKDIWPTNKEIEDAVGTSVLPEMFTERYGNVREMNDMWNAIAAPAGNIYSFNDKSTYVQEPPFFMDMSLDIPSLKNIEKARVLVKVGDSITTDHISPAGSIAENSPAGKYLMDNGVTKKDFNQYGARRGNDRVMTRGTFANVRLRNQLVEKEGGYTRHLPSNEEMFIYDASLKYKADNVPLIVLAGAEYGTGSSRDWAAKGTFLLGVKAVIAKSFERIHRSNLVGMGVLPLVFVDGQTHESLGLTGEEVFSIEGLSDDIKPRAVLTVKAEGKDGVKTFQAMCRLDNQVEIDYYKNGGILQTVLRNFLKSK
- a CDS encoding IS5-like element ISLil2 family transposase, with amino-acid sequence MARKKAETQTEAKEKTRYRVKNWREYNQALVNRGSLTVWISDDISTTWAAEYRHRGRGHQPVYSDQAIEFMLTLRGLFKFPLRQTTGFVRSLFTMLKLDLQVPDYSQVCRRQAGIKMKPINASKAMKKGVDLVMDSTGLKVYGDGEWMTRKHGPSKRRTWRKLHIGIDVNSGEIVYAELTSNNEDSGDSKEAVKAMRDLISSGVKIKSFRGDGAYDTHAVYNTARINGINVIVPPREHAVTLDEKYSNAERFKISWQRDDTIRAVREKTRAAWKKESDYHKRSLVEMTFFRYKTVFGERMAARNFPNQQAEVLLRSRLLNKLNQLGKPVSVPIKT
- a CDS encoding transglutaminase family protein, encoding MHRLRIQHRTEYRFSNPVSFNAHRLLLRPREGYDVRIESSCLDISPAYNIQWHRDVLNNSLAVVTFTAASDTLRITSDVIIQHYDQMPISFMVESHALRFPFQYSFSEQIDLSAFRRPLSMSDQHAIQEWLLQFNLQGMETTHLLVTLNQAIHNQFKYGMREEPGVQSPAQTLFHRSGSCRDYATLLMETCRYLGFASRFVSGYLHSPATEAGNGATHAWVEIYIPGTGWQGFDPTTGLVTSRDHIAAAVARDPETVPPVSGSFTGSYSGRPIMLVDVQVNLIND